The following DNA comes from Candidatus Omnitrophota bacterium.
CCGACACGGAACCCGAAACCCTCTTTCCCACAACGCCCGCAAGCGCCCATCCAGAATTCCTGTAACAAATCACGGGGTCGCCTTCCCTGTAGGCCCCGTCCTCATTTCTGAGAAGTAAAATGTCCGCGTTTTTACCTATATTGCCGTAGGGAAAAACCGGTAGTATTTTTGATCTCTTTGAAAATTGATTTTTAAAAGCGTCTTCCAGGCTTTTGTATTTATCCAATTCCTGTTTGAGCTGGGCGATAATATAGTCCTTTTCAAATAATTCCTGTTGAGAGGCGCGGAACCTTCTGTCCATATCGGCCAGATTAAAAAATTTACCGGGGAAAGAAGAAAGGTTTAAAAGCGCCTCGCGGCTCTTTGCGTACGGGGTGTAATATATGTACTTGGTTAAAAGCCGCAACTGCTGCGTTTGTCTCGCCGGAACGATAAAACACAGCACGGCTGAAAGCAGGAGAAAGACAATAAAAAAAAGCTTTCCCTGCCGGCCGTCATGCATATTCCTTCTGGGCTCTCTTTATTTCCTCAAGAGTTTCAAGGTATTTGCCGGCGCCCAGAGCCACGCACACCAGAGGATCCGGCGCGCGCCGCACTGGAAGATATGTTTCCTGCTGTATAAGATTCTCAAAGCCTTTAAGCAGTGATCCGCCGCCGGCGAGAACAATACCGTTTTCCACAAGGTCGGACGATAGCTCGGCGGGCGTCTCTTCGAGCGTGGCTTTTATGGCGTCCACTATGCGTTTTACCGGAACAGACAGCGCCTGCCTTATATTCTGCGAACTCACCTCTATGGTTTTGGGAAGGCCCGAAACCTGATCGCGGCCTTTCACGTTCATTTTTAATTCATCCTCAAGGGGAAAAGCCGATCCCACATTTATTTTTGTCTGTTCGGCCGTGCCCTCGCCTATGAGAAGATTGTGCTTTTTTTTGAAAAAATCTTCTATGGCCTCGTCCATCGCGTCTCCGCCGACCCTGATCGAACGCGATATCACCATCTCTCCTAAGGATATCACCGCCATTTCCGTAGTACCGCCACCAATATCAACTATCATTCTGCCGGACGGCTCGGCGATTGGCATATCGCTACCTATGGCCGCTGCCTTCGGCTCCTCTATCAGATGCACCTCTCTGGCGCCGGCGCCCTCGGCCGCTTCCTTAACGGCTCGTCTCTCAACCTGCGTTATGCCTGAAGGTACGCCTATAACAACACGCGGCCTGAGAAAGCTGAAATTTGTCTGGGCCTTCTTGATAAATCTGGCTATCATGCGCTCTGTGGCATCGAAATCGGCTATCACGCCGTTTTTCAGAGGCCTCAAAGCTATAATGCTGGCCGGGGTGCGGCCGAGCATACGCTTGGCCTCGACGCCCACGGCTATCACCCTGTCATGAGCGGTGTCTATCGCCACAACGGAAGGCTCCTGAAGAACAATGCCGCGGCCCTTCACATAAACCAGAGTGTTGGAAGTTCCCAGATCCATGCCTATGTCATTATTAAAAAGACCTCTTAAAAATTCTGTCACTTTACTCATTAGGACTCACTCCTTCTCAAACTTTATTTAACAAATTCTATTCTGCAGATTTCAGCGGCGTCGCCCTGTCGATTACCCAGACGGATTATCCTCGTGTAACCGCCGGGCCTGTCCTTATACCTGACACCCAGCTCTTTAAAGAGCTTATCCATCGCCTCGCGCGATTTTATGTGCCGCGCGGCCTGACGCCTCGGATGTATGCCGGATCCCTTAGCGGTCGTTATGAGTTTCTCCACGAAACCTCTGAGAAACTTGGCCCTTGAGACAGTCGTTTCTATCTGCTCGTTCATTATCATGGCTTCCGCCATACCTCTCATCATACTAAGCCCGTGAGCGGCGTTCACTTTTAAATTTTTCATTTTAAAGAAACCTCTATTCCTTCTTTTTTTGCGAACTCCTTAAGCGCTTTTTTTAATTCCGACAGGGACTTCGGCCCGAAATTCGGAAAAGTGCCGAATTCTTTCTCGCTGTACTGCAGGAGCTCCTTCACAACAGATATTTTTTTCGTCCGCAGGCTGTTCAGTATCCTTGTGGAAACCCCCAGCACCTCTATAGACTGGTCAAGGGCGTCAGTGTTTTTTGCGGTTGAAGCGTCGCCGGACTCTTCCTCAGCTTCGACGGGCTTAACAAAAACTTCAGCGCATTTTCTCATGATGCCCGCACTTTTTTTCAGCGCGTCTTCGGGAGAAACAGTACCGTCCGTTTTGATCTCAAGTATCAGCTTGTCAAAATTCGTCACTCTCTTGACCCTCGTGTTCTCAACCGTGTAGGACACCCTTTTTACAGGAGAATAATCCGCGTCCATCGGCACAAAACCCATATCAACGCTCTCTGATCGGGCTTCAACAGGCACGAATCCTATCCCTTTTGTGACCTCTATGTCAACAGTCATTTTCTTCGGTTTATCCTGGGTGAAAAGGTAAACATCCGGATTGGCCAGCTCAACGCCGGAAACCAGTTCTATATCCTTGCCTGTCACCGGACCTTTTGATGAAGTTGTAAGCGTCAAAATAACTTTTTCATCATTGGCCATTGAAAACCTCAATTTTTTAAAGTTGAGTACGATCTCCGCCACATCCTCGTTCACGCCGAAAACAGAGGAAAATTCGTGCTGGACCCCCGATATTTTTATACCGCTGACCGCGGCCCCCGCCACGGAAGAAAGCAATATTCGCCTGAGCGAATTTCCCAGCGTATAGCCGAACCCCCTCTCAAAAGGCGCTATGGTGAAACTTCCGTAGCTGTCCGTCGCCGTCGCCTCGTCCAGGACATATCCTTCGGGTATTATAAATTCTTTCATTTTTCCTCCTTACCTTGAATAGAATTCTACTATAAGACGGTGGTCTATTCCTGCCTGAATCAAATCTTCAGAAGTAATATCTCTGTCAATTGAGCCCGTCATCGTATCTTTTTCCAGCTTCAGCCAATCCGGTATATTTTTGGACCCGCTGTGTTCCAGCGATTTTTTAACAGAATCTATTTTTTTGCCTTTTTCGGTAAAACTGATCTTGTCACCGGTTTTGAGTTCCCGCGATGGTATATTGCACACCCTCCCGTTCACCTTGACAAACCTGTGACCCACGATCTGCCTGGCCTGCGGAAGGCTGGATGTCATTGTCAGTCTGTAAATCACATTATCAAGACGGCGGCTGAGGGCACTGAGAAGATTTTCTCCTTTAATGCCTTTTTTGCGGGACACATCGTTGAACACTTTTCTCAACTGTTTTTCCCCCAACCCGAACAGTATTCTGGATTTCTGTTTTTCCTGAAGATGTATGGCGTATTCGGATTTCTGTTTCCGAAAAGTTTTCGTTCCGCCTTTGCCGGCGGGAGTTTCTTTCCCCGCAGGGCACTTATCCGACCAGCAGCGGTCTCCCTTTAAATAAAGTTTCTCTCCGTATTTTTTACAGAGTTTGCATTTAGGACCCGTATATTTTGACATTCTCTATTCCCCCTTACACTCTTCTCTTTTTTTTCGGCCTGCATCCGTTATGCGGGATGGGCGTGATATCTCTCACGGAAGAAACCCTTATACCAGCGCCCTGAACGGATCTGAGAGCCGATTCCCTGCCGGAACCGGGGCCGTTTACAAAAACGTCCACTCTTTCCATCCCCATTTCTCTGGCTTTCTGCGAGGCGGTTGCGGCCACAACCCCGGAAGCGTAAGTTGTGCCTTTCCTGGCACCCTTAAAACCATTAGCTCCGGCGGATGATGACGCGATAACATTCCCTTTCATATCCGTCACCGTCACTATCGTGTTGTTGTAGCTGGTCAGAACATAAATCTTGCCTTCCTTCACATGAATTTTTCTTTTCTTTGTCGCTGTTGTAGCCATTTATATTACCCCTTCTTCGGCGCTTCTTTTTTTGACGCCATCACGGTTTTCTTTTTGCCCTTTCTCGTGCGCGCGTTGGTCTTTGTACGCTGGCCGCGCACGGGCAGGCCCTTTCTGTGCCTGATGCCGCGGTAACATCCTATCTCCATGAGCTGTTTGATGTTGCCCTGCACCTCCCGGCGCAAATCACCTTCAACCTGATAATTTTCGTTTATTATTTTCTGGATCTTCGCCACTTCCGCATCTGACAGATCTTTTATTCTTTTGGAAGCGTCAATGCCGGACGCTTCAATTATAGCCAGGGCCGTGGTCTTGCCGACGCCGTAAACATAGCTTAAACCCACCGCGAGTTTTTTATTCAGCGGTAATTCAATTCCTGAAATCCTTGCCATACAATATCCCCCTGTCACCGCCCCAGCGGTATTTCTTTCAGCCCTGCCTCTGCTTGTGCTTGGGGTTCTCGCATATAACCCTCACGACGCCTTTTCTTTTGACGACCTTGCACTTATTACAGATAGGTTTCACCGATGCTTTAACTTTCATTGATCCTCTCCCTGATTGCGGTTCGCGTTCTCCCTGAAAACTATTCTTCCCTTGGTGAGATCATAAGGCGAAAGCTCCACCTTCACCCTGTCTCCCGGGAGAATTTTTATATAATGCCTTCTTATTTTTCCGGATATATGTGCCAGCACCTCGTGAGCTTCGTCAAGCTGCACCTTAAAAACAGCGTTACCCAGTGCCTTAACGACCATCCCGTTCATTTCTATTTTTTCTTCTTTTGTCATGATGTAAAAACCTCAGGTTCTCCGTCAAGGAGCGCGACCGTGTGCTCAAAATGGGCGGAAAGGTTTCCGTCAGAAGTACGCGCGGTCCATCCGTTATCATCTATTTTCACTTCCCAGCTCCCGGCGTTTATCATGGGCTCAATAGCGAACACCATGCCGTTTTTGAGCTCAGGCCCTGTGCCGGGGCGGCCGTAGTTCAGGATTTGCGGCTCCTCGTGAAGCTCCAGCCCTATGCCGTGGCCTGTAAACTGCCTGACAACAGAGAAACCGTTTTTTTCCGCAAACGACGCTATGGCGTGCGATATATCGCCGAGACGATTTCCCTCTTTAAACTGCTCTATCCCCTTCCGGAGAGACTGCTCCGCGACATCCATTAGGTTTTGGGCAACAGAGGAGGCATTACCCGCGACAGCGCTCACGGCCATATCCGAATAATAACCGCTGAGGATAAGGCCCATGTCAACGCTGACAAGATCACCGTTCTGGATCACATAATCCCCCGGAATGCCGTGGACAACCTCGTCATTGACGGAAACGCATATGCACGAGGGAAAACCCTCGGACGTAAACGCCGGCGTTGCCTGATTGGAATATATGAATTCCTCCGCCAGGGCCGCCAGATCCGATGTTTTCCGGCCCTCTGTTATGTGCTTTCTTATCATATCGCTCATTTTTTTCAATAGTTTACAGCTTTTTCTTATCCCGTCGATCTCGGAAGCTGTTTTAATTTTTATTATCTAATGCCTCCGTTATCCGTTCAAATATCTCGGAAGGGCTTCCCGTGCCGCGGACATTTATGAGACTCTTCCTATTCTCGTAAAATTCTTTAAGAGGAGCGGTTTTGCGCGAGTACTCTTCTATTCTCTCCCTCACCGTTTCTTCCGTGTCGTCACTCCGCTGGATGAGATCCGCTCCGTCCGAGGGGCAGAGCCTGTCTTTTATATCATCTGTGTACACATTGTAGTCTTTCCCGCATGAAGGACAGGAAAATCTTCCGAGGATCCTTTTTGTCACTTCCCCGGCGTCAACATCCAGAAAGATCACGGTGTTTACTTTTTTTCCGTATTTTTCAAAAAGCCCGTCCAGCGCTTCCGCCTGAGGCACCGTCCGCGGGAATCCGTCCATAAGAAAAGAATCCTCTTTTTTTATTTTTTCCTCTATAATCTGTATCATCGTTTCATCATCGACGAGGTGCCCCGCAACCAGTGTGGCCTTCACTCTTTTTCCCAGCTCCGTGCCGGACGCGACATTATCGCGCAGGATTTCTCCGGTGCCTATATATTTCATCCCGAACGCCGCGCACACCTTCTTGGCCTGCGTGCCCTTACCGGATCCGGGAGCTCCCAAAAAAATACAAATCATTTTATGTTGAAATATCTCCCTTTAAGACGGCTCTTTTTGAGCAGTCCGTCGTAATGCCTCATGATCAGCTGGGACTCGACCTGGCCCATTGTGTCAAGCGCCACGCCCACAATAATCAGGAGCGCCGTCCCGCCGAAATAAAAAGGCATATTGAAATTCCTGAGTATCATCGGCACAATGGCTATGAAAACCACAAAAAGGGCGCCTATCAATATTATCCTGTACATCACCGTCTTTATCTTTTCCGCGGTCTGCTCGCCCGGCCTGACTCCGGGTATAAAACCGCCTGATTTTTTCAGGTTGTCTGCTATGTTTTTCGGATCGAATGTGAGAAGAGTGTAAAAATAACAGAACGCCACGATCAGCACCGTGTAAACGATGATATAAACGATGTTGCCCGGAGAAAAGAATATCTGCAGCTTTTCAAAAAGCGCGGAACCGGGGAAAAACTGGCCTATCATCAGGGGAAAACTCATAAAAGCCATAGCGAATATTACCGCTATAACTCCCGAAGACTCCACTTTCAGAGGCAGATAAGTGCTCTGGCCGCCGTACACCTTGCGCCCGACGACACGCTGCGCGTACTGTATCGGGATGCGGCGCTGGGCCTCTTCTATAAAAACGGTGAGAGCCAGTATCGCGAGCATAAAAGCCCCGATGAGAGCGAGGGCGAACAACGATATCTCATCCGTGCTGAGAAGTGAATAAGTGTTTTTAAGGCCGGACGGAAAACCCGCGACGATCCCCGTGAATATTATCAGCGATATGCCGTTTCCTATACCGGATTCCGTTATCTGCTCACCGAGCCACATGACAAGCATTGTGCCGGTGAGCATGGTGACGACCAGAAGAAGCCTGAAGCCGAAACCGGTGAACATCAAAACGGCTTCACCGCCGGGGGCTTTCATGCTCTGTATCCAGAATGTGAGTCCGAAGGCCTGCACCGAACCTATCAGGAGAGTGGCGTAGCGGGTCATTCTCGTTATCTTTTCCCTGCCCGGAGCGCCTTCTTTAGAAAGTTTCTCAAGATAGGGTATCGCCGTCTGCAGCAGCGACATAATAATTGAAGCGTTTATGTAAGGCATTATTCCCAGAGCGAAAATAGAAAGACGCTCCATGGCGCCGCCGGAGAACATATTCAAAAATCCGAGCACGCCTTCCTGCCTCGCGAAAAAGGCCTGAAGAGCCGCGGCGTTAACGCCGGGAAGAGGCACTGTTGTTCCTACCCTGTAAACAGCGA
Coding sequences within:
- a CDS encoding rod shape-determining protein; the encoded protein is MSKVTEFLRGLFNNDIGMDLGTSNTLVYVKGRGIVLQEPSVVAIDTAHDRVIAVGVEAKRMLGRTPASIIALRPLKNGVIADFDATERMIARFIKKAQTNFSFLRPRVVIGVPSGITQVERRAVKEAAEGAGAREVHLIEEPKAAAIGSDMPIAEPSGRMIVDIGGGTTEMAVISLGEMVISRSIRVGGDAMDEAIEDFFKKKHNLLIGEGTAEQTKINVGSAFPLEDELKMNVKGRDQVSGLPKTIEVSSQNIRQALSVPVKRIVDAIKATLEETPAELSSDLVENGIVLAGGGSLLKGFENLIQQETYLPVRRAPDPLVCVALGAGKYLETLEEIKRAQKEYA
- a CDS encoding 50S ribosomal protein L17, yielding MKNLKVNAAHGLSMMRGMAEAMIMNEQIETTVSRAKFLRGFVEKLITTAKGSGIHPRRQAARHIKSREAMDKLFKELGVRYKDRPGGYTRIIRLGNRQGDAAEICRIEFVK
- a CDS encoding DNA-directed RNA polymerase subunit alpha, whose product is MKEFIIPEGYVLDEATATDSYGSFTIAPFERGFGYTLGNSLRRILLSSVAGAAVSGIKISGVQHEFSSVFGVNEDVAEIVLNFKKLRFSMANDEKVILTLTTSSKGPVTGKDIELVSGVELANPDVYLFTQDKPKKMTVDIEVTKGIGFVPVEARSESVDMGFVPMDADYSPVKRVSYTVENTRVKRVTNFDKLILEIKTDGTVSPEDALKKSAGIMRKCAEVFVKPVEAEEESGDASTAKNTDALDQSIEVLGVSTRILNSLRTKKISVVKELLQYSEKEFGTFPNFGPKSLSELKKALKEFAKKEGIEVSLK
- the rpsD gene encoding 30S ribosomal protein S4, giving the protein MSKYTGPKCKLCKKYGEKLYLKGDRCWSDKCPAGKETPAGKGGTKTFRKQKSEYAIHLQEKQKSRILFGLGEKQLRKVFNDVSRKKGIKGENLLSALSRRLDNVIYRLTMTSSLPQARQIVGHRFVKVNGRVCNIPSRELKTGDKISFTEKGKKIDSVKKSLEHSGSKNIPDWLKLEKDTMTGSIDRDITSEDLIQAGIDHRLIVEFYSR
- the rpsK gene encoding 30S ribosomal protein S11 is translated as MATTATKKRKIHVKEGKIYVLTSYNNTIVTVTDMKGNVIASSSAGANGFKGARKGTTYASGVVAATASQKAREMGMERVDVFVNGPGSGRESALRSVQGAGIRVSSVRDITPIPHNGCRPKKKRRV
- the rpsM gene encoding 30S ribosomal protein S13 is translated as MARISGIELPLNKKLAVGLSYVYGVGKTTALAIIEASGIDASKRIKDLSDAEVAKIQKIINENYQVEGDLRREVQGNIKQLMEIGCYRGIRHRKGLPVRGQRTKTNARTRKGKKKTVMASKKEAPKKG
- the rpmJ gene encoding 50S ribosomal protein L36, encoding MKVKASVKPICNKCKVVKRKGVVRVICENPKHKQRQG
- the infA gene encoding translation initiation factor IF-1, whose product is MTKEEKIEMNGMVVKALGNAVFKVQLDEAHEVLAHISGKIRRHYIKILPGDRVKVELSPYDLTKGRIVFRENANRNQGEDQ
- the map gene encoding type I methionyl aminopeptidase — translated: MIKIKTASEIDGIRKSCKLLKKMSDMIRKHITEGRKTSDLAALAEEFIYSNQATPAFTSEGFPSCICVSVNDEVVHGIPGDYVIQNGDLVSVDMGLILSGYYSDMAVSAVAGNASSVAQNLMDVAEQSLRKGIEQFKEGNRLGDISHAIASFAEKNGFSVVRQFTGHGIGLELHEEPQILNYGRPGTGPELKNGMVFAIEPMINAGSWEVKIDDNGWTARTSDGNLSAHFEHTVALLDGEPEVFTS
- a CDS encoding adenylate kinase; this translates as MICIFLGAPGSGKGTQAKKVCAAFGMKYIGTGEILRDNVASGTELGKRVKATLVAGHLVDDETMIQIIEEKIKKEDSFLMDGFPRTVPQAEALDGLFEKYGKKVNTVIFLDVDAGEVTKRILGRFSCPSCGKDYNVYTDDIKDRLCPSDGADLIQRSDDTEETVRERIEEYSRKTAPLKEFYENRKSLINVRGTGSPSEIFERITEALDNKN
- the secY gene encoding preprotein translocase subunit SecY — its product is MINSFGDIFKVQDLKRKIGFTFLILAVYRVGTTVPLPGVNAAALQAFFARQEGVLGFLNMFSGGAMERLSIFALGIMPYINASIIMSLLQTAIPYLEKLSKEGAPGREKITRMTRYATLLIGSVQAFGLTFWIQSMKAPGGEAVLMFTGFGFRLLLVVTMLTGTMLVMWLGEQITESGIGNGISLIIFTGIVAGFPSGLKNTYSLLSTDEISLFALALIGAFMLAILALTVFIEEAQRRIPIQYAQRVVGRKVYGGQSTYLPLKVESSGVIAVIFAMAFMSFPLMIGQFFPGSALFEKLQIFFSPGNIVYIIVYTVLIVAFCYFYTLLTFDPKNIADNLKKSGGFIPGVRPGEQTAEKIKTVMYRIILIGALFVVFIAIVPMILRNFNMPFYFGGTALLIIVGVALDTMGQVESQLIMRHYDGLLKKSRLKGRYFNIK